One window of the Chryseobacterium camelliae genome contains the following:
- a CDS encoding carbonic anhydrase, whose translation MAQSYEVIFENNRKWVESKIADNPGFFEELAKTQNPEYLYIGCSDSRATAEELMGAKPGEVFVHRNIANIVNTLDMSSTAVIQYAVEHLKVKHIIVCGHYNCGGVKAAMTPQDLGLLNPWLRNIRDVYRIHQSELDAIKDDAKRYDRLVELNVQEQCINVIKMACVQERYILEEYPVVHGWVFDLRTGKIIDLEIDFEKILKDIQKIYNLTSSDWVMSRKTQ comes from the coding sequence ATGGCACAATCGTACGAAGTTATTTTCGAAAACAACAGAAAGTGGGTAGAATCTAAAATTGCAGACAACCCGGGCTTCTTTGAAGAACTTGCAAAAACCCAGAATCCTGAGTATCTTTACATCGGATGTTCAGACAGCAGGGCTACAGCAGAAGAGCTTATGGGAGCAAAACCGGGCGAAGTGTTCGTCCACAGGAACATTGCGAATATTGTGAATACACTGGATATGAGCTCAACAGCCGTAATCCAGTATGCAGTAGAGCACCTGAAGGTAAAACACATTATTGTCTGCGGGCATTACAACTGCGGTGGGGTAAAAGCCGCGATGACGCCTCAGGATCTCGGATTGCTGAATCCTTGGCTGAGAAACATCCGCGATGTATACCGGATCCACCAAAGCGAGCTGGATGCTATTAAAGATGACGCCAAACGTTATGACAGGCTTGTGGAATTAAATGTTCAGGAGCAATGCATCAACGTTATTAAAATGGCCTGTGTGCAGGAGCGGTATATTCTGGAAGAATATCCTGTGGTACACGGCTGGGTGTTCGACTTAAGAACCGGTAAAATCATAGACCTGGAGATTGATTTCGAGAAGATCCTGAAAGATATCCAGAAGATCTATAACCTTACCAGTTCAGATTGGGTGATGAGCAGAAAAACGCAGTAG
- a CDS encoding helix-turn-helix domain-containing protein: protein MGWVHLIPVLIVYMILAEFFMLTPEEKLRIYKDGGGNYRTLRKYISILVIISGILYVILSFLAVKNYRKRISGLYSNTEKISLKWLYYLITAIGLIWIAVILKNDVLIFSLVVMFILSAAYFGITHIGILNEQRINKAENRENVINKAVSSVSKYENTFAGEDTLQAIYHQLTMKMEKEKLFMDPELNLNYVAKILEVHPNLLSQTINFIENKNFYDYINRQRIEEFKRISVLPENDKFTILSLAFESGFNSKTSFNRNFKKYTGCSPREFLKNKNVSVE, encoded by the coding sequence ATGGGTTGGGTTCATCTGATTCCGGTCTTGATCGTGTACATGATTTTAGCAGAATTTTTCATGTTGACTCCGGAAGAAAAACTAAGGATATATAAAGACGGAGGAGGCAATTACAGGACATTAAGGAAATATATCAGCATTTTAGTGATCATATCAGGGATTCTGTATGTGATCCTGAGTTTCCTTGCTGTTAAAAACTACAGAAAAAGAATTTCAGGTTTGTATTCCAATACGGAGAAGATCAGCCTGAAGTGGCTCTACTATCTTATAACAGCAATAGGATTGATATGGATTGCCGTTATTCTTAAAAATGATGTTCTGATTTTTTCATTGGTTGTTATGTTTATACTTTCGGCTGCCTATTTCGGGATTACTCACATAGGGATTCTTAATGAACAGAGGATTAACAAAGCAGAGAATAGGGAAAACGTTATAAATAAGGCCGTATCATCAGTTTCAAAATATGAAAACACTTTTGCAGGTGAAGACACTTTACAGGCTATTTACCATCAGCTAACGATGAAAATGGAAAAGGAAAAACTGTTCATGGATCCTGAGTTAAATCTGAATTATGTGGCAAAGATTCTGGAAGTACATCCTAACCTGCTTTCCCAGACCATCAACTTCATTGAAAATAAAAATTTTTACGATTATATCAACCGTCAGCGTATTGAAGAGTTCAAAAGGATATCCGTGTTACCTGAAAATGATAAGTTCACTATTTTATCTCTCGCATTTGAAAGCGGCTTTAACTCCAAAACTTCATTTAACAGAAATTTTAAAAAGTATACGGGCTGCTCACCCAGGGAGTTCTTAAAAAACAAAAACGTCAGCGTAGAATAA